One region of Sulfuriroseicoccus oceanibius genomic DNA includes:
- a CDS encoding polyphenol oxidase family protein, with the protein MRIERFAALDKLPWIEHGFYCRQPEVDVRGPKEEVMPRLWPGWNAALERQVPDRLLYTAEQVHGNAVALVNGHPLPVDRQVPGVDALVTRNQAAVLGIVVADCCAVYLVDTRTRAIGLCHSGKKGTEGNIVGEALRMMATNFGTVPEDVVAQLSPCIRQPHYEVDIATEIVAQLQAAGLPEEQVHDCGLCTASNPERYYSYRRDLGQTGRMLAVLSAG; encoded by the coding sequence ATGAGAATCGAGCGATTCGCAGCATTGGATAAGCTGCCATGGATTGAGCACGGCTTTTATTGCCGACAGCCAGAGGTGGATGTGCGCGGGCCGAAGGAAGAGGTGATGCCTAGGTTGTGGCCGGGCTGGAACGCGGCATTGGAGCGGCAGGTTCCCGACAGATTGCTCTACACGGCGGAGCAGGTGCATGGCAACGCGGTGGCATTGGTCAACGGGCACCCGCTTCCAGTGGATCGGCAAGTGCCAGGGGTGGATGCCCTCGTCACGCGCAATCAGGCGGCGGTTTTGGGGATTGTGGTGGCCGACTGCTGTGCGGTCTATCTGGTGGACACAAGGACGCGGGCGATCGGGCTTTGCCACTCGGGGAAAAAGGGAACCGAGGGCAATATCGTGGGTGAGGCACTTCGGATGATGGCGACCAATTTTGGTACCGTGCCCGAGGATGTGGTGGCGCAGCTATCACCGTGTATCAGACAGCCTCATTACGAAGTCGATATCGCGACCGAGATCGTGGCGCAACTGCAGGCCGCCGGTTTGCCGGAGGAGCAGGTTCACGATTGTGGCTTGTGTACCGCGTCGAACCCTGAGCGTTACTATTCCTACCGGCGCGATCTGGGGCAGACCGGCCGCATGCTGGCTGTGCTATCCGCAGGCTAG
- a CDS encoding 4-hydroxy-3-methylbut-2-enyl diphosphate reductase, translated as MDESASTPKPQPKPKKRKRVNVRRPDVMEMVQAEVAEHYRSSIVEKVRSRGGQISIDNTTVYLAQQFGFCYGVERAIDLAYASRRVFPENRIFLIGEIIHNPEVNRQLREMGITSLEWRELTAEYDDLTEDDVVIVPAFGAPMTFMEKLDELGVIVVDTTCGDVMSVWRRVRGYAKAGVTSIIHGKAGHEETRATASRALGPDKTGHYLVVLTLADTEKVCDYIRGNGQRDEFMKYFEGSYSDGFDPDEHLKQIGVANQTTMLKSETEEVQNRLRAAIVDRDGGDATNFQVFDTICGATQERQDSLFDLLKRPLDLLLVVGGYNSSNTTHLVEIGQEVVPSFFIRKAECLRSLEEVIHFDLEAKEEQVATGYSAKFVSDEPVTIGITAGASCPSNLIEDTIVRIFELRGISKEQVVSA; from the coding sequence ATGGACGAATCAGCCAGCACTCCAAAACCCCAGCCGAAGCCCAAGAAACGCAAGCGCGTCAATGTCCGTCGCCCCGATGTGATGGAGATGGTGCAGGCAGAGGTTGCTGAGCATTACCGCAGCTCGATTGTCGAGAAAGTGCGCTCGCGGGGCGGTCAGATCAGCATCGACAACACGACGGTCTATCTGGCTCAGCAGTTTGGCTTTTGTTATGGCGTCGAGCGCGCGATCGACCTGGCGTATGCTTCGCGCCGTGTGTTCCCGGAAAACCGGATCTTTTTGATCGGTGAGATCATTCATAACCCGGAAGTGAACCGCCAGCTGCGTGAGATGGGGATTACCTCGCTCGAGTGGCGCGAGCTCACCGCGGAGTACGATGATTTGACCGAAGACGACGTGGTGATTGTGCCGGCGTTCGGTGCGCCGATGACGTTCATGGAGAAGCTTGACGAGTTGGGGGTCATCGTGGTGGACACAACCTGTGGCGACGTGATGAGCGTCTGGCGTCGGGTCCGCGGCTACGCCAAGGCCGGAGTAACCTCTATCATCCACGGGAAAGCGGGACATGAAGAAACCCGTGCCACCGCATCCCGCGCACTCGGGCCGGACAAGACCGGTCATTACCTCGTGGTGCTGACATTGGCCGATACCGAAAAGGTCTGCGATTATATCCGCGGCAATGGACAACGCGATGAGTTCATGAAGTACTTCGAGGGCTCGTATTCCGATGGCTTCGATCCCGATGAACACTTGAAGCAGATCGGTGTGGCTAACCAGACCACCATGCTTAAGTCCGAAACCGAGGAAGTGCAGAACCGCCTGCGCGCTGCGATTGTCGATCGCGATGGCGGCGACGCCACGAACTTCCAGGTGTTCGATACCATTTGCGGAGCCACGCAGGAGCGTCAGGATTCGCTTTTCGATCTGCTCAAGCGTCCGCTCGACCTGCTTTTGGTTGTGGGCGGTTACAACAGCTCAAACACCACTCACCTTGTGGAAATCGGGCAGGAAGTGGTGCCATCGTTCTTCATCCGCAAGGCGGAGTGTTTGCGCAGTCTGGAAGAGGTGATCCACTTCGACTTGGAAGCCAAGGAGGAGCAGGTCGCGACGGGCTATTCGGCGAAGTTTGTGTCTGATGAACCGGTGACCATTGGAATCACCGCTGGTGCGTCCTGCCCGAGCAATTTGATCGAGGATACGATTGTCCGGATCTTCGAACTGCGCGGTATCAGCAAAGAGCAAGTCGTCAGCGCGTAG
- a CDS encoding MarR family winged helix-turn-helix transcriptional regulator, which produces MKPTSSETQDKTVAHDRAQSPASSVSRGEIDKLADFMMLAQRSCLLDLSSDLNEGKVSYAQFFLLGYLDEQESLTMTDIARKMGHSTAAATGLVDRLQKLKYVERVHAEDDRRKILVRITPKGSQLIQRLREGLVRGLSEMMAGMDEQGRDSLPFGEGGGRG; this is translated from the coding sequence ATGAAGCCCACATCCTCAGAGACCCAAGACAAGACGGTGGCGCACGATCGTGCGCAATCCCCAGCAAGCTCGGTGAGCCGGGGCGAGATCGACAAGCTTGCCGACTTCATGATGCTGGCGCAGCGCTCTTGTTTGCTCGACCTCTCTAGTGACTTGAACGAGGGCAAGGTTTCTTACGCTCAGTTCTTCCTCCTCGGATATTTGGACGAACAGGAAAGTCTGACGATGACGGACATTGCTCGTAAGATGGGCCACTCGACAGCTGCGGCAACGGGGCTTGTAGACCGCTTGCAGAAGCTCAAGTACGTGGAGCGCGTGCATGCCGAGGATGACCGGCGAAAGATTTTGGTGCGGATCACTCCGAAGGGGAGTCAGTTGATTCAGCGGTTGCGTGAAGGGTTGGTCCGCGGGTTGTCCGAGATGATGGCTGGAATGGACGAGCAAGGTCGTGACTCGTTGCCATTTGGTGAAGGCGGAGGTCGCGGCTAA
- a CDS encoding L,D-transpeptidase — MKLILRLIIGAAMLAGLASCASTGGRAPYQSKAYRPTNPQNVVVKISIRNQALYVVEGDKALLVTAAAIGKPETPTPLGNHRILGKEKYRRRRSNPGAGYPMGYWCSFYSPAYGIHAGWVHPVPRSAGCVRLHQNVAPKFFELVRVGTPVIVRNSFPEDRTIGRNLKRPQDYDDPEYPPHILNTNAIFHLYKGRIFESGPAPRIPQS, encoded by the coding sequence ATGAAACTGATTCTGCGACTGATCATTGGGGCGGCAATGCTCGCCGGTTTGGCATCATGTGCCTCCACCGGCGGGCGGGCTCCCTACCAATCCAAGGCCTACCGTCCGACCAATCCGCAGAATGTGGTGGTTAAGATCAGTATCAGAAACCAAGCACTCTACGTGGTGGAAGGGGACAAGGCATTGCTCGTGACCGCCGCGGCCATCGGCAAACCCGAGACACCGACGCCGCTGGGCAATCATCGTATTTTAGGCAAAGAGAAATACCGCCGCCGCCGCAGCAACCCAGGAGCTGGCTATCCGATGGGTTATTGGTGTTCGTTTTACAGTCCGGCGTACGGCATTCACGCGGGCTGGGTCCACCCCGTGCCGCGCTCTGCAGGCTGTGTGAGGTTGCATCAGAATGTGGCACCTAAGTTCTTCGAGTTGGTGCGGGTGGGAACACCGGTGATCGTGCGCAACAGCTTTCCGGAGGATCGAACGATTGGGCGCAACTTGAAGCGGCCGCAGGATTACGATGATCCCGAATATCCGCCGCATATTTTGAACACGAATGCGATCTTCCACCTGTACAAGGGGCGGATTTTTGAATCCGGTCCGGCACCGCGGATTCCGCAGTCGTGA
- the infA gene encoding translation initiation factor IF-1, whose amino-acid sequence MSDDGKYIEVEGTIAQVLAGTMFKVNLENGHEVLAHISGKMRKRFIRLVAGDRVKMEMSPYDTSKARIVFRLR is encoded by the coding sequence ATGTCCGACGATGGAAAGTACATCGAGGTTGAAGGCACCATTGCCCAGGTTCTCGCAGGCACCATGTTCAAGGTGAACTTGGAGAACGGTCATGAAGTTCTGGCTCACATCTCTGGAAAGATGCGCAAGCGCTTCATTCGTCTTGTGGCTGGCGACCGTGTGAAGATGGAGATGTCTCCATACGACACCTCGAAAGCACGCATTGTTTTCCGTCTTCGTTAA
- the asnS gene encoding asparagine--tRNA ligase, translated as MRIQKILTLDAAPAETITLNGWIRTRRDSKTFSFVELNDGSGITGIQVIVDQSTPGYDQVATATTGASATITGKVVESPGKGQRWEIHATEFQLVGTCPSDYPLQKKGHSPEFLRSISHLRPRTNLFGAAFRLRSKISYAVNRFFNERDFVQVHTPIITASDCEGAGELFRVTTLEGDIDKQPASEDFFGKKTYLTVSGQLEAETFACALGKVYTFGPTFRAENSNTTRHAAEFWMIEPEMAFTDLKGDMDLAEEFVQAMVRAALDECGDDLAFFNRFVEKGLIERLEKVASTPFERLSYEEAVNLLINSGRKFDYPVHFGANLQAEHERFLTEELLKRPVTVYNYPKEIKPFYMRLNDDNRTVTAMDLLVPGIGELIGGSQREERLDQLIANLKHHNLSPDEYSWYTDLRKYGSVPHAGFGLGFERLLMFLSGIQNIRDVIPFARTPGNAGF; from the coding sequence ATGCGCATTCAAAAAATCCTTACGCTCGACGCCGCCCCTGCGGAGACAATTACTCTGAATGGTTGGATCCGAACCCGCCGCGATTCGAAGACATTCTCGTTCGTCGAACTCAATGACGGCAGCGGCATCACCGGCATCCAAGTCATTGTCGACCAATCCACACCGGGCTACGACCAAGTCGCCACGGCCACCACCGGCGCCAGCGCCACCATCACCGGCAAAGTCGTGGAGTCCCCGGGCAAAGGCCAGCGCTGGGAAATCCATGCCACCGAGTTCCAGCTCGTCGGCACCTGCCCAAGCGATTACCCATTGCAGAAAAAGGGCCACTCCCCCGAGTTCCTGCGCAGCATCTCCCACCTGCGCCCACGCACCAATCTCTTCGGTGCCGCCTTCCGCCTCCGCTCGAAGATCTCCTACGCAGTCAACCGCTTCTTCAACGAGCGCGACTTCGTTCAGGTCCACACCCCAATCATCACCGCCAGCGACTGCGAGGGCGCGGGTGAGCTCTTCCGCGTCACGACACTGGAAGGCGATATCGACAAACAACCAGCCAGCGAAGACTTCTTCGGCAAGAAGACCTACCTCACCGTGTCCGGTCAGCTCGAGGCGGAAACCTTCGCCTGCGCGCTGGGCAAGGTCTACACCTTCGGCCCGACCTTCCGCGCGGAAAACTCGAACACCACCCGCCATGCCGCGGAGTTCTGGATGATCGAGCCGGAAATGGCATTCACCGACCTCAAAGGCGACATGGATCTCGCCGAAGAATTTGTCCAGGCCATGGTGCGGGCCGCGCTCGACGAATGTGGCGATGACCTCGCGTTCTTCAACCGCTTCGTCGAGAAGGGCCTGATCGAACGACTCGAGAAAGTCGCCAGCACCCCATTCGAACGCCTCAGCTACGAGGAAGCGGTCAACCTGCTCATCAACTCCGGCCGTAAGTTCGACTACCCCGTCCACTTTGGTGCCAACCTTCAGGCCGAACACGAGCGCTTCCTCACCGAGGAGCTGCTCAAACGTCCGGTCACGGTCTACAACTACCCGAAGGAGATCAAGCCGTTCTACATGCGTCTCAACGACGACAACCGCACCGTCACCGCGATGGACCTCCTGGTACCTGGCATCGGTGAGTTGATCGGAGGTAGCCAGCGTGAGGAGCGACTCGACCAACTGATCGCCAACCTCAAACACCACAACCTCTCACCAGATGAGTATTCGTGGTACACCGACCTGCGCAAATACGGCAGCGTGCCGCATGCCGGCTTCGGGCTCGGTTTCGAACGACTCCTCATGTTCCTCAGCGGCATCCAGAACATCCGCGACGTGATCCCATTCGCCCGCACACCGGGCAATGCCGGATTCTAA
- a CDS encoding glycosyltransferase family 4 protein — MTTQTHVICPNGKDPYQEFVTRKELNEPTLHAPINFHAYAAATKGCFATHIGDLTGKQGIFIVLLRGRLVSALRTIKKLKKEGATVWVTWKETGRHQIARSLTRFGAESRARRCLGLADAAVTPSAAAREFFAPLCEKLGKPMISLPTPYPMDVIAWRSNLPLDQRNGIFIGTREFNVPSRNHTKALQIAAKAASRNQCRLSVINPDGPKGAERIRATVAGLPDEHLHIIEGKRPYRDYLRLIAAHRLVFQLDTSEVPGQVAGDCLLTKTMCIGGNGEVETIAFPETCIDGMNVGARDWDALLDIALTNDAFVNRHVAMSQQLGAAVLSFTAYRKEIDRLTSELPA; from the coding sequence GTGACAACTCAAACCCACGTCATTTGCCCCAACGGAAAGGATCCGTATCAGGAGTTCGTCACCCGCAAGGAGCTCAACGAGCCCACGCTCCACGCTCCCATTAATTTCCACGCCTACGCGGCCGCCACCAAGGGCTGCTTTGCCACTCACATCGGCGACCTAACCGGCAAGCAGGGCATCTTCATCGTCCTGCTGAGAGGGCGCCTCGTCAGCGCCCTGCGCACAATCAAGAAGCTCAAAAAGGAAGGCGCTACAGTCTGGGTGACGTGGAAAGAGACCGGCCGCCATCAGATCGCCAGATCCCTCACCCGCTTCGGAGCCGAGTCCCGTGCCCGCCGCTGTCTCGGGTTGGCCGACGCCGCTGTCACGCCCTCCGCTGCCGCGCGTGAGTTCTTCGCGCCGCTTTGTGAAAAGCTGGGCAAACCGATGATCTCACTCCCCACGCCCTACCCAATGGACGTGATCGCATGGCGCAGCAATCTGCCGCTCGACCAACGCAACGGCATCTTCATCGGCACGCGCGAGTTCAACGTACCAAGCCGCAACCACACAAAGGCACTGCAAATTGCCGCCAAAGCAGCTTCACGTAACCAGTGCCGTCTTTCAGTGATCAACCCGGACGGCCCGAAAGGCGCCGAGCGCATCCGCGCCACGGTGGCCGGACTCCCGGACGAGCACCTCCATATCATCGAAGGAAAACGCCCGTACCGCGACTACCTGCGCCTGATCGCCGCTCACCGGCTTGTGTTCCAACTCGACACCAGCGAAGTACCCGGCCAGGTCGCTGGAGACTGCCTCTTGACCAAAACCATGTGCATCGGCGGCAATGGCGAAGTGGAGACCATCGCCTTCCCCGAGACCTGTATCGACGGCATGAACGTCGGCGCCCGCGATTGGGACGCACTTCTCGACATCGCACTCACCAACGACGCGTTTGTAAACCGTCACGTCGCCATGTCACAGCAGCTGGGTGCCGCCGTGCTCTCGTTTACCGCCTACCGCAAAGAAATCGACCGCTTGACCAGCGAGCTGCCAGCCTAG
- a CDS encoding M28 family peptidase: MNKRQLQSLLKRILSQPTAPFHEYHVRDAILKELRAIPDVSWTIDAFGNVIARYRRGNKRARYAFGAHMDHPAFVRNEKGEWQFLGGVPESTVTRNAARKIEHGEFAVWDVTDFELDGDRVVARACDDLIGCVAILATFKELAKREVEADVFGVFTRAEEVGFLGAVELVKRWPLPKSVRFVSLETSTPRGGVELGKGPVLRVGDRLSVFSHEITAALEVVAGEHKIDVQRALLDGGACEATAMQAFGVESGGISLALENYHNCAGDDEIGPEAVSFADVHGLVKLLTELCAAPAGGLSPYPRVRKRLAERSRAMRGFAERSAAFFEDASDA, from the coding sequence ATGAACAAACGTCAATTGCAGTCGCTGCTCAAGCGGATCCTTTCCCAGCCTACCGCACCCTTCCACGAGTACCACGTACGTGATGCGATTTTGAAGGAATTGCGGGCGATTCCCGACGTCAGTTGGACGATTGATGCGTTTGGTAATGTGATTGCGCGTTACCGGCGAGGCAACAAGCGGGCCCGCTATGCCTTTGGCGCGCATATGGACCATCCTGCGTTCGTGCGTAACGAGAAGGGAGAGTGGCAGTTTCTCGGCGGGGTGCCGGAATCAACGGTGACCCGCAATGCCGCGCGCAAGATCGAGCACGGTGAGTTTGCTGTGTGGGATGTGACGGATTTTGAGCTCGACGGTGACCGGGTGGTGGCGCGGGCCTGTGATGATTTGATCGGGTGTGTGGCGATATTGGCGACGTTCAAGGAGTTGGCGAAGCGTGAAGTGGAGGCGGATGTTTTTGGTGTGTTCACGCGTGCGGAAGAGGTCGGGTTTCTCGGCGCGGTGGAGTTGGTCAAACGGTGGCCGCTGCCGAAGTCGGTGCGTTTTGTAAGTTTGGAAACAAGTACGCCGCGGGGCGGGGTGGAGTTAGGCAAAGGTCCGGTACTGCGTGTGGGAGATCGCTTGTCGGTATTCAGCCATGAGATCACGGCAGCGCTCGAGGTGGTGGCGGGTGAGCATAAGATTGACGTGCAACGCGCGCTGCTCGATGGCGGGGCGTGTGAAGCCACGGCGATGCAGGCATTCGGCGTCGAGTCGGGTGGGATCTCGCTCGCGTTAGAGAACTATCACAACTGTGCCGGCGACGATGAGATTGGTCCGGAAGCGGTGTCGTTTGCCGATGTGCATGGCCTGGTCAAGCTGCTCACCGAGTTGTGCGCGGCGCCGGCGGGTGGGTTGTCACCGTACCCGCGGGTGCGTAAGCGATTGGCCGAGAGGTCACGGGCGATGCGTGGGTTTGCCGAGCGATCCGCAGCGTTCTTCGAAGACGCCAGCGATGCCTGA
- a CDS encoding CbiX/SirB N-terminal domain-containing protein — translation MHDPASSSHSPAYPAQWKNAALLVIGHGSTENPDSSAPTHAMVDALRERNLFAEVHAAFWKEEASMREALAMINADTVYVVPGFISEGYFTKEIIPRELGIPQGESEATVQGKRLIYSRPVGVHPSMTPLLLKRAREVAGDISPADCTLLIVGHGTGLNTESRLIVEQRAEEIRSSEASFAEVVDTYMEEKPLISDWAEIATKDHVVIVPFFIADGLHSYQDIPVMLGIETEPTAAASQRDVFRNNPYSLRGKTLYYSSAIGTDPSMADVILDLVRDATNTDESIPAPKSPRANQKFLEAKLGSGELTIGQVLVRKTADGEFSLTHVDDRESDSLRAINAHDELRRMTLFDATDEYRPLRSANNLQSGWVVTVPSIDAVLEALDFLYPAAVGVARSQEQGTLPVCEISDKFNRQTGMYHITGLANEEQTEEVVAARCAAHCLKTPLWEQKSKPSSPAAGTNTIPLLCPEACNMLVADARRVVKRDRS, via the coding sequence ATGCACGACCCCGCATCTTCCTCTCACTCGCCCGCTTATCCAGCCCAGTGGAAAAACGCCGCACTCCTGGTCATCGGCCACGGATCGACCGAAAACCCGGACTCATCCGCGCCGACCCACGCAATGGTCGACGCCCTGCGCGAGCGCAACCTCTTCGCCGAAGTTCACGCCGCCTTCTGGAAAGAAGAAGCCAGCATGCGTGAAGCCCTCGCTATGATCAATGCCGACACGGTCTACGTTGTGCCAGGCTTCATCAGCGAAGGCTACTTCACCAAGGAAATCATTCCGCGTGAGCTCGGCATCCCACAAGGTGAGTCGGAAGCCACCGTTCAAGGCAAGCGCCTCATCTACTCGCGCCCGGTTGGCGTCCATCCATCGATGACCCCGCTCCTGCTCAAGCGCGCACGCGAGGTCGCCGGCGACATCTCACCAGCCGATTGCACATTGCTCATCGTCGGCCACGGCACCGGACTCAACACGGAGTCCCGCCTCATCGTGGAACAACGCGCAGAGGAAATCCGTTCGAGCGAGGCCTCGTTCGCCGAGGTCGTCGACACCTACATGGAGGAAAAGCCGCTGATCAGCGATTGGGCCGAAATCGCCACCAAGGACCATGTCGTCATCGTCCCCTTCTTCATCGCCGACGGCCTCCACAGCTATCAGGACATCCCTGTGATGCTCGGGATCGAAACCGAACCAACCGCCGCCGCCTCCCAGCGCGACGTCTTCCGCAACAACCCCTACTCGCTGCGCGGGAAAACACTCTACTACAGCTCGGCAATCGGCACCGACCCATCAATGGCCGATGTGATCCTCGACCTGGTGCGCGACGCCACCAACACCGACGAGTCCATCCCCGCTCCGAAATCTCCGCGAGCCAATCAGAAGTTCCTGGAAGCGAAGCTCGGCAGCGGCGAACTGACCATCGGACAGGTACTCGTCCGCAAGACTGCTGATGGCGAATTCTCCCTCACTCACGTGGACGATCGTGAAAGCGACAGCTTGCGCGCCATCAACGCCCACGACGAGCTGCGCCGCATGACTCTCTTCGACGCCACCGATGAATACCGACCACTGCGCTCGGCAAACAATCTGCAATCCGGCTGGGTCGTCACCGTTCCGTCCATCGATGCTGTGCTGGAAGCCCTCGACTTCCTTTACCCCGCCGCCGTCGGAGTGGCGCGCTCGCAAGAACAAGGCACCCTTCCGGTCTGTGAGATAAGCGATAAGTTCAACCGCCAAACCGGCATGTACCATATCACCGGACTGGCCAATGAGGAACAAACGGAAGAAGTCGTCGCAGCACGCTGCGCCGCCCATTGCCTCAAAACCCCACTGTGGGAGCAAAAGAGCAAACCATCCTCACCGGCCGCCGGCACCAATACGATCCCACTCCTTTGTCCAGAGGCCTGCAACATGCTCGTGGCAGACGCCCGCCGCGTGGTGAAACGCGACCGGTCCTAA